From the Ruminiclostridium josui JCM 17888 genome, one window contains:
- a CDS encoding vitamin B12-dependent ribonucleotide reductase, with the protein MKLSENAIKVLEKRYLEKDENGNLLEDCEGMFHRVAKAIASADAKYTDEKGLAAIEQEFYDMMANLEFLPNSPTLMNAGRPLGQLSACFVLPVEDTMEGIFESIKNAALIHKSGGGTGFSFSRLRAKGSTVNSTGGVASGPISFMKVFNAATEAVKQGGTRRGANMGILRIDHPDIMEFISCKSDNSEITNFNLSVGITEDFMNAVEHNLEYELLDPKSKKPVAKLNAKEVFNVIVEMAWKNGEPGIIFLDRLNRDNVTPKLGEIESTNPCGEQPLLPYEACNLGSINLYNMMDDSHKTIDFDKLEKTVRKAVRFLDNVIEVNKYPLPEIDKMTRGTRKIGLGVMGWADTLCALGIAYNSQTAIDLADKVMSFISDIAKKASQDLAELKGVFPFYEDSIYAQKGIKMRNATTTTIAPTGTLSLIAGVSSGIEPIFAISYIRNVMDNSELVEVNPVFKAAALSGNFYSDELMKKIAKVGTVKNMNEVPKNVQDIFVTAHDVLPEWHVKMQAAFQRHTDNAVSKTVNLSHDATTDDVREVFTLAYKTQCKGVTIYRDGSRDLQVLNIGKVKGKEKAADKEPAEENIYCDACAVNNMPGKIEPRPRPDITTGFTEKVGIGCGNLYITVNYDENGICEVFTNTGRAGGCPSQSEATSRLVSVALRSGMDVKSIVEQLKGIRCPSTIRQKGLKVLSCPDAIGRLIEKVAKIQSNKDEDVAGEICATTEYSLLQKPSARTAHTEASDCDSQCSSCTMNAVCSNPENDVDFVSAECPECGKALEHEGGCVICRSCGYSKCG; encoded by the coding sequence ATGAAGTTATCGGAGAATGCCATCAAAGTATTGGAGAAAAGATATCTTGAGAAAGACGAAAACGGAAATTTACTTGAGGACTGTGAAGGAATGTTTCATCGTGTTGCAAAGGCAATAGCCTCTGCAGATGCTAAGTATACTGATGAAAAAGGATTGGCGGCAATTGAACAGGAATTTTATGATATGATGGCTAATCTTGAATTTTTACCTAATTCACCTACTTTGATGAATGCTGGAAGACCTTTAGGTCAGTTAAGTGCTTGTTTTGTTCTTCCTGTAGAAGACACAATGGAAGGCATTTTTGAATCTATAAAAAATGCTGCATTAATACATAAAAGTGGCGGAGGAACTGGTTTCAGCTTTTCTAGACTCCGTGCAAAAGGATCAACTGTAAATTCAACTGGCGGCGTTGCAAGCGGCCCTATAAGTTTTATGAAGGTTTTTAATGCCGCAACAGAAGCGGTAAAACAAGGGGGAACCAGACGCGGTGCCAACATGGGTATTTTAAGAATTGATCACCCTGATATTATGGAGTTCATTTCCTGCAAAAGTGATAATTCAGAAATAACTAATTTTAATTTAAGTGTTGGAATTACTGAAGATTTCATGAATGCTGTAGAACACAATCTGGAATATGAGCTTTTGGATCCTAAATCAAAGAAGCCTGTTGCAAAACTTAATGCTAAAGAAGTTTTTAATGTAATTGTTGAAATGGCTTGGAAAAACGGAGAGCCTGGTATAATTTTCCTAGACAGACTTAACCGGGATAATGTAACTCCTAAGCTTGGAGAAATAGAAAGTACCAATCCATGCGGTGAGCAGCCATTGCTGCCTTATGAGGCATGTAATCTTGGCTCAATAAACCTATATAATATGATGGATGATTCACATAAAACAATTGATTTTGATAAATTAGAAAAAACGGTTAGAAAAGCTGTTCGTTTTCTGGATAATGTAATAGAGGTTAACAAATATCCTTTGCCTGAAATTGATAAAATGACAAGAGGTACCAGAAAAATAGGCCTTGGTGTTATGGGATGGGCAGATACACTTTGTGCACTGGGAATAGCATACAATTCTCAAACTGCAATTGATTTAGCAGACAAGGTTATGTCATTTATCAGTGACATTGCAAAGAAAGCTTCACAGGATTTGGCTGAATTGAAGGGTGTTTTTCCTTTTTATGAGGACAGTATATATGCCCAAAAAGGTATAAAGATGAGAAATGCCACTACTACCACTATTGCACCAACTGGTACATTGAGTTTAATAGCCGGTGTTTCAAGCGGAATTGAGCCGATTTTTGCAATTTCATATATCAGAAATGTTATGGACAACAGTGAATTGGTGGAGGTTAACCCTGTATTCAAAGCTGCTGCACTTTCAGGGAACTTCTATTCAGACGAACTTATGAAGAAAATTGCCAAGGTTGGAACTGTTAAAAATATGAATGAAGTACCAAAGAATGTTCAGGATATATTTGTTACTGCACATGATGTACTTCCCGAATGGCATGTAAAAATGCAGGCGGCATTCCAGCGTCATACAGACAATGCGGTTTCCAAGACAGTTAATTTAAGTCATGATGCAACTACTGATGATGTTAGAGAGGTATTCACTCTGGCTTACAAGACTCAGTGCAAAGGTGTAACAATTTACAGAGACGGAAGCCGCGACCTGCAGGTTCTCAATATTGGGAAAGTTAAAGGTAAGGAAAAAGCTGCTGACAAGGAGCCAGCCGAAGAGAATATTTACTGTGATGCTTGTGCAGTTAATAATATGCCCGGTAAAATAGAACCAAGGCCAAGACCAGACATTACAACAGGCTTTACAGAAAAAGTGGGAATAGGCTGCGGAAATCTGTACATTACTGTAAACTACGATGAAAATGGTATTTGCGAGGTATTCACAAATACAGGACGTGCAGGAGGCTGTCCTTCGCAATCAGAAGCTACAAGCCGTTTAGTATCGGTAGCATTACGTTCAGGTATGGATGTTAAATCAATTGTTGAACAGCTAAAAGGTATAAGGTGTCCGTCTACTATACGCCAGAAGGGCTTGAAGGTTTTGTCCTGTCCGGATGCAATAGGCAGGCTTATTGAGAAAGTTGCCAAAATCCAGAGCAACAAAGACGAGGACGTAGCAGGCGAAATATGTGCAACAACAGAATACAGTTTACTACAAAAGCCTTCTGCCAGAACTGCTCATACTGAAGCAAGTGATTGCGACTCACAATGCAGCAGCTGTACAATGAATGCAGTATGCTCAAACCCAGAAAATGATGTAGATTTTGTAAGTGCTGAATGCCCGGAGTGTGGTAAGGCACTGGAGCATGAAGGCGGTTGTGTTATTTGCAGGAGCTGCGGGTATAGTAAGTGTGGGTAA
- a CDS encoding putative glycoside hydrolase, with protein MKNRKNIKVLFTSLFLSMTVAAGSFFLTGCNENGTKDPQSTSASTSTTPSSAVSTETKPSDSTAANSTAASDSTKEEQVPQSEGLQLSPSIEKAKVKAVYLTGPSAGSSAKVDKIINMAKNSELNTVVIDVKEDGAVNYSTNLDLVKKYGKQVKYYNPKDVVKKFHDNGIYVIGRIVVFKDPVLAKNRADLGVKTPTGKLWLENGSTPWTNPYMEEVWDYNLAIAKEAISYGFDEIQFDYVRFPTGSKKSISYGANVPEKAEAINEFLAKSEKELHQELGIPVSADVFAIIIESKLDGESIGQRFQEVGKDIYCISPMIYPSHYANNSPKGIMGNGVGQKINGVTYTKPDMDPYGVVYNSLLSAKKKISETTNYKAKLRPYIQAFTAKYLPAGYFQTYGTEQIRQQIKAIYDAGYEEWILWDPSNKYQESYFEKEK; from the coding sequence ATGAAAAACAGGAAAAACATTAAGGTTTTATTTACATCTCTTTTTCTAAGTATGACCGTTGCAGCAGGTTCATTTTTTCTTACAGGATGTAATGAAAACGGGACAAAAGACCCTCAAAGCACAAGCGCAAGTACAAGCACAACTCCTTCATCTGCTGTAAGTACTGAGACAAAGCCTTCAGATTCGACAGCTGCAAATTCTACAGCAGCCTCAGATTCTACAAAAGAAGAGCAAGTACCTCAATCCGAAGGGTTACAATTATCGCCAAGTATTGAAAAAGCAAAAGTTAAGGCCGTATACCTTACAGGGCCTTCTGCTGGTTCTTCGGCAAAAGTTGATAAAATTATAAATATGGCGAAAAATTCTGAGTTGAATACTGTGGTTATTGATGTCAAGGAAGATGGTGCGGTAAATTATAGCACAAACCTTGATTTGGTTAAAAAATATGGCAAGCAAGTAAAATACTATAATCCTAAAGATGTTGTAAAAAAATTCCATGACAATGGAATATATGTAATAGGCAGAATAGTTGTTTTCAAAGACCCTGTTCTGGCCAAAAACAGAGCAGACCTGGGGGTAAAGACTCCAACTGGAAAACTATGGCTGGAAAACGGTTCAACCCCTTGGACAAACCCTTATATGGAAGAGGTTTGGGATTACAATTTAGCAATCGCAAAAGAAGCTATATCATACGGTTTTGATGAAATTCAGTTTGACTATGTAAGATTCCCTACAGGAAGTAAAAAATCCATTAGTTATGGTGCAAATGTTCCTGAAAAGGCCGAAGCAATAAACGAATTCCTTGCAAAATCTGAAAAAGAACTTCATCAGGAGTTGGGAATACCTGTTTCAGCAGACGTGTTTGCAATAATTATTGAAAGTAAATTAGATGGAGAAAGTATTGGACAGAGATTCCAGGAAGTTGGAAAAGATATATACTGCATAAGCCCAATGATTTACCCGTCACACTATGCAAATAATTCACCAAAAGGAATAATGGGTAATGGCGTAGGTCAGAAGATTAATGGGGTTACTTATACCAAACCGGATATGGATCCTTATGGTGTAGTTTACAATTCTTTGTTATCAGCAAAGAAGAAAATATCTGAAACTACGAACTACAAGGCAAAATTAAGACCATATATACAGGCGTTTACTGCGAAATATCTGCCAGCAGGTTATTTCCAGACTTATGGTACGGAACAGATCAGACAGCAAATCAAGGCAATTTACGATGCCGGGTATGAAGAATGGATACTTTGGGATCCAAGTAATAAATATCAGGAATCATATTTTGAAAAAGAAAAATAA
- a CDS encoding fibronectin type III domain-containing protein: MFKKALCVLMALIIMIGLMIPQTVLAESNTYTEESNTLSGDQRLTVEIQKVDSIFVWFTDVILSHGYEDWFPDNNSCSDYNYDNGIFQYIKVKITNTSDSVITLSGNNQLVLRFTNKSGKELGLKIYEFSAYKNIDKSNREYSFGSGLLSNRTIKSHGSMDIYGYVKWMNFSDLGCTIVRQPAENKIQIRLTEKSYPTNPSEFSSKDRIHSVLKLYNEGSNNIDLNKVRIHYYFNMDGDLNKVAPKTEKVEGKIYNYQSSRSNPYEDVIQTLPSVFINMGEYSTPETNCFIEIGFPSKDNVSSYTNYLYKFLRYHSSLWNDIFIKSDVNWLDDILVKNINIGGSNCSSDNEKHRWWWNWAKDYTVSSKNYELSGKSGNNTSHADIELEIVKEFIAQTTGDTSELRKFKQANHYSFNPGEEVDWERVTVYYDGELIWGKEPGKELVAPQTLRAIAKRDGILVSWDEVNGAEGYKLWRKGPGDTDFLPLPQLLSDSSIIDNNVLPGKTYTYKVQAVSENGEKLGPFSNEASATALILTVNGLYAEYNNWKTIDGSSLTNYGYDLESNFTTNYIMENTELAMSRIDPKIDFTKDNAELYYRWGNRAPDPKVNADHYSVIWSGYIMPEFDENYTFYTITDDGVKLWIDLNRNGRFDTNELLISNWQKHSETENSSKSVQMEKGKKYRIRMEYYENEYDAVAKLLWSNPRKAKEVVPNSQLFVDGKIDIPRTPINLNIDLNNDNSVVLTWDSIPEAQGYKIYQTDWEGNTTIINVKDNSYTVPNLQFGEYKFSVSAWNEAGESAKSEPVKVVVGLGAPQNLKGTVNKNTINLSWDPVDTASGYRLYRVSDGIQTTVLSIDNKYTDNKVEYGKVYKYFVSAIKDGYEGAKSREITIAVPPAAPSNLKAARAGEAVQLRWNPAQGAQTYSVLRSNSPNGPYEIIKEGITEISFLDNSIPKTTNNRGVKYYYKVVAVANGVKGPYSNIADVVMYPFVETELGFVSYDIINNSRNPNLEFVLGSYIPVSFELQFKNRTSNPGMVMNTDVTNKKNINEKPFFLELVSKNIKVTVKKKDSTEFLKVNDNKITKKVIKVKDKYMIDIEVNGSYDAGDVVKIEFSPKVSTYKDDDVEDYYGAIYQLNLGLYADGYGSSEKPITTDINGNSLNPLEVRIVNPNKLN; this comes from the coding sequence ATGTTCAAGAAAGCACTATGTGTCTTGATGGCTCTTATCATTATGATTGGGCTAATGATTCCACAGACAGTTCTGGCTGAAAGTAATACATACACAGAAGAATCAAATACACTATCTGGCGACCAAAGGTTGACTGTAGAAATTCAAAAGGTTGATTCAATATTTGTCTGGTTTACAGATGTTATATTGAGCCACGGATACGAGGATTGGTTTCCTGATAATAATTCCTGTAGTGATTACAACTATGATAATGGTATTTTCCAGTATATCAAGGTGAAAATCACAAATACCAGTGATTCTGTTATAACTCTTAGTGGAAATAACCAACTTGTGCTTAGGTTTACAAACAAGTCTGGAAAAGAACTGGGTTTGAAAATATATGAGTTTTCTGCCTATAAAAACATTGATAAATCAAACAGAGAGTATTCATTTGGCTCCGGATTGCTATCAAACAGAACTATAAAAAGTCATGGCTCCATGGATATCTACGGTTATGTAAAATGGATGAACTTCTCTGATTTGGGATGCACTATAGTGAGACAGCCTGCAGAAAATAAAATACAGATTAGACTTACTGAAAAAAGTTATCCAACTAATCCTTCTGAGTTTTCGTCTAAGGATAGAATTCATTCGGTGTTAAAGCTGTATAACGAGGGTAGTAATAATATTGATTTAAATAAAGTAAGAATACATTACTACTTTAACATGGATGGTGACTTAAACAAGGTTGCTCCTAAAACTGAAAAAGTAGAGGGAAAAATTTATAATTACCAGTCTAGCCGGTCAAATCCATATGAAGATGTTATACAAACCCTACCATCAGTATTTATTAATATGGGTGAGTATTCAACACCTGAAACCAACTGTTTTATTGAAATCGGTTTTCCGTCAAAAGATAACGTATCAAGTTACACGAATTATTTGTATAAATTTTTACGGTATCATAGCAGTTTATGGAATGACATTTTTATAAAGAGTGATGTAAACTGGCTGGATGATATTTTAGTAAAAAATATTAATATTGGAGGCAGCAATTGTTCTTCTGATAATGAGAAACACAGATGGTGGTGGAACTGGGCCAAGGACTATACTGTCAGTTCAAAGAATTATGAGCTTAGTGGGAAATCAGGCAATAATACTTCACATGCTGATATTGAGCTTGAAATAGTAAAGGAATTTATAGCTCAAACCACTGGAGATACGTCTGAACTGAGAAAATTTAAACAGGCTAATCACTACTCATTTAATCCCGGAGAAGAAGTGGATTGGGAAAGAGTTACAGTATATTATGATGGTGAACTTATATGGGGAAAAGAACCGGGGAAAGAGCTTGTGGCGCCTCAAACCCTTCGGGCAATTGCTAAAAGAGATGGCATATTGGTAAGCTGGGATGAGGTAAATGGTGCGGAAGGTTACAAATTGTGGAGAAAAGGTCCTGGTGATACTGATTTTCTTCCGCTTCCTCAGTTGTTATCTGACAGCTCCATTATTGACAATAACGTTTTGCCTGGAAAAACCTATACATATAAGGTGCAGGCTGTTTCAGAGAATGGAGAGAAGTTGGGACCATTTTCAAATGAAGCTTCTGCCACTGCCTTGATTCTGACGGTTAATGGGTTGTATGCGGAATATAATAACTGGAAAACTATTGATGGTAGTAGTTTAACAAACTATGGCTATGATTTGGAAAGCAATTTTACCACAAATTATATAATGGAAAATACGGAACTTGCAATGTCCAGAATTGACCCTAAAATTGATTTTACAAAAGATAATGCAGAACTTTACTACAGATGGGGCAATAGGGCGCCTGATCCGAAAGTCAATGCTGACCACTATTCAGTGATTTGGTCAGGGTATATTATGCCGGAGTTCGACGAGAACTATACATTCTATACCATAACAGACGACGGAGTGAAACTATGGATTGATTTAAACAGAAATGGCAGATTTGATACAAACGAGCTTTTGATTTCAAACTGGCAAAAGCATTCTGAAACAGAGAATAGTTCAAAGTCAGTACAAATGGAAAAGGGCAAAAAGTACAGAATTAGAATGGAATACTATGAAAATGAGTACGATGCCGTTGCAAAACTTTTATGGAGTAATCCGCGAAAAGCAAAAGAAGTAGTCCCAAACTCTCAGCTGTTTGTTGACGGAAAAATTGATATTCCCAGGACTCCGATAAATCTTAATATAGATTTGAATAATGACAATAGTGTAGTACTTACATGGGACAGTATTCCTGAAGCACAGGGATATAAGATTTATCAAACAGACTGGGAAGGCAATACCACAATAATTAATGTAAAAGATAATTCATACACCGTGCCTAACTTGCAATTTGGTGAATACAAATTCAGTGTAAGTGCTTGGAATGAGGCAGGAGAGAGTGCAAAATCTGAGCCTGTGAAGGTTGTAGTGGGACTGGGTGCACCTCAGAATCTGAAAGGTACTGTAAACAAAAACACAATTAACCTTTCATGGGACCCGGTAGATACTGCCTCGGGATACAGGCTGTATAGAGTGAGCGACGGAATACAGACAACAGTTCTTTCTATAGATAATAAATATACTGACAATAAGGTTGAATACGGAAAGGTATATAAGTATTTTGTTTCGGCCATAAAAGATGGCTATGAGGGTGCAAAATCAAGAGAAATAACTATTGCTGTACCCCCTGCTGCTCCTTCAAACTTAAAGGCGGCTCGGGCGGGAGAAGCTGTTCAGCTGCGGTGGAATCCTGCTCAAGGGGCTCAAACCTATAGCGTATTAAGGTCTAATAGCCCTAATGGGCCATACGAAATCATTAAAGAAGGAATAACAGAAATATCCTTTTTGGATAATTCTATTCCTAAAACCACAAACAACAGAGGAGTAAAATACTATTATAAGGTAGTTGCCGTTGCAAACGGTGTAAAAGGTCCTTACTCTAACATTGCAGATGTTGTAATGTATCCTTTTGTTGAAACAGAACTGGGTTTTGTATCGTATGACATAATAAATAATTCAAGAAACCCAAATCTTGAGTTTGTACTGGGCTCGTATATACCTGTTTCTTTTGAGTTACAGTTCAAAAACAGAACTTCAAATCCAGGAATGGTTATGAATACTGATGTTACAAATAAAAAGAATATCAATGAAAAACCATTTTTCTTGGAATTGGTCAGCAAAAATATAAAGGTTACTGTAAAGAAAAAAGATTCTACTGAGTTTTTAAAGGTTAATGATAATAAAATAACTAAAAAAGTCATTAAAGTAAAAGATAAATATATGATTGACATAGAAGTAAACGGAAGTTATGATGCAGGAGATGTGGTGAAAATTGAGTTTAGCCCCAAAGTATCCACATATAAGGATGATGATGTAGAGGATTACTATGGAGCTATATACCAGCTTAATTTAGGCTTGTACGCAGATGGTTATGGAAGCAGCGAAAAGCCAATAACAACAGATATTAATGGAAATTCTCTTAACCCTCTTGAAGTAAGAATTGTCAATCCAAATAAGCTCAATTAA
- a CDS encoding pilus assembly PilX N-terminal domain-containing protein: MCKIRGYFKNSNGSSLAMVLFLVFVLSATALAVMALTGSELVMSTVTSDRSKALFAAQAGAEKVAQKLDTQVGKIQDEARVTSSQVIKKAIDDRLPVFNEIIDTTDSNNIKVLKEKELNDIYEAEYKYQFFKLLLDWIEQQTAAGGEWDSTITHGVQHIVTKEGKDVIINDGSFFYSLIRPNKSEKFYSSIVDTTLQINEISSITVKSTGEYKSGKYTYKRSILAEFSLLTESVNDNSEIPIIYSKLTKVKVNKDNKPEILKNKAIVARKNIISVSGTVNIEKGNAICFGYIPTTNGTDIDYNADGYKYGGFMAGMTRDTWNDTNLGHDNKSIKNSIIDAIPSMSDFDFTNLPGSFNIQEGNAITAAYIHTLYSNANSPSKINIQKGDVYARSVKVENKAHSSEVNLKNVILTDDLRIDSNNSTVNIGKWDGGEAGEGMIVGLNPGDSASGYDTSSAVIVSGDSNLNINGSLYIGGTTYFNEYKNITDNKMYFSGISVLKSGSLPAEAFRMWDDIEVPSKEEFPGNIFYLFDNTRDKNGVPDADDYIYVNDPIEQQKLISAGFNYKSKNESQSDESTTVQMMMGSQTRPLFNILDRAMHFKWIWDNFWKDDVGYYSYLNSGDIKIAYYEKDSDGNDIRKTDKVKGWCFGAVAANDTVYGPYGGFTETGNEQYYIEKGMRSLLYRNNMNLFVQEFEQVMDVKPAKSLTDNGSASEKKGLINTEVRPDEIVVSKSGIFLLNSSHNVVLSGGQVNSVDIPREDGYLQGIIYSAGDIYVGAGTKFKGILIAEGNIVFLGGADISYDENVVDILLSEEPDAGRLFNYNASEIILSNSSIKTIKKPNVKNIKITSWKEEK; this comes from the coding sequence ATGTGTAAAATAAGGGGTTATTTTAAAAACAGTAATGGTTCTTCTTTGGCTATGGTTTTATTCTTAGTGTTTGTTTTATCTGCTACTGCTTTGGCTGTTATGGCACTTACAGGTTCAGAACTTGTTATGAGTACTGTAACATCTGACAGAAGCAAAGCTTTGTTTGCTGCTCAGGCAGGTGCCGAAAAAGTTGCTCAAAAGCTGGATACGCAAGTAGGAAAAATACAAGATGAAGCAAGGGTAACTTCCAGCCAAGTGATTAAAAAGGCTATTGATGACAGATTGCCTGTTTTCAACGAAATAATTGATACTACTGATTCTAATAATATTAAGGTATTGAAAGAGAAAGAACTAAATGATATTTATGAAGCTGAATATAAATATCAATTTTTTAAATTATTGCTGGATTGGATTGAACAGCAGACAGCTGCCGGAGGAGAATGGGACAGTACTATAACCCATGGTGTCCAACATATTGTTACTAAAGAGGGAAAAGATGTTATAATAAATGATGGAAGCTTTTTTTACAGCTTAATACGTCCCAATAAATCTGAAAAATTTTATTCGTCTATAGTTGATACCACACTTCAGATAAATGAAATTTCCTCAATCACCGTAAAATCAACGGGAGAATACAAGTCAGGCAAGTATACTTACAAAAGAAGCATTTTAGCAGAGTTTAGTCTTTTAACTGAATCAGTAAATGACAATTCTGAAATACCAATTATTTACAGCAAACTTACAAAGGTTAAGGTCAATAAGGACAACAAACCTGAAATACTTAAAAATAAAGCTATTGTGGCACGAAAAAATATTATTTCGGTTAGCGGAACCGTTAACATTGAGAAGGGAAATGCTATTTGCTTTGGATATATCCCAACCACAAACGGTACTGATATTGACTATAATGCTGATGGTTATAAATATGGCGGTTTTATGGCAGGGATGACAAGAGATACTTGGAATGATACCAATTTGGGACATGATAACAAAAGCATTAAAAATAGCATAATAGATGCTATACCCAGTATGTCTGATTTTGATTTCACAAATCTCCCGGGCTCTTTTAATATTCAAGAAGGTAATGCAATTACCGCAGCATATATTCATACTCTGTATAGTAATGCAAACTCACCATCAAAAATAAACATTCAAAAAGGAGATGTTTATGCCAGAAGTGTAAAAGTAGAAAATAAGGCTCATTCAAGTGAAGTTAACTTGAAGAATGTTATCTTAACTGATGATTTACGAATTGATTCAAATAATTCCACTGTAAATATAGGTAAGTGGGATGGAGGAGAAGCCGGGGAGGGTATGATTGTAGGGCTGAATCCAGGGGATTCAGCCTCTGGGTATGATACTTCCAGTGCAGTTATAGTTTCGGGGGACTCAAACCTTAATATAAACGGAAGTCTTTATATTGGAGGAACAACGTACTTTAACGAATATAAAAATATTACTGACAATAAAATGTACTTTTCAGGAATATCAGTACTGAAATCGGGAAGTTTACCGGCAGAAGCATTCCGTATGTGGGATGACATTGAAGTTCCGTCAAAGGAGGAATTCCCCGGAAATATATTTTATTTATTTGACAATACCCGTGATAAAAACGGCGTGCCGGACGCTGATGATTATATATATGTAAATGACCCTATAGAACAGCAAAAACTTATTAGTGCAGGGTTTAATTATAAGTCCAAGAACGAAAGTCAGTCTGATGAGTCTACCACAGTACAAATGATGATGGGAAGTCAAACAAGGCCTTTGTTCAACATACTTGACAGAGCTATGCACTTTAAATGGATATGGGATAACTTTTGGAAGGATGATGTGGGATATTATTCTTACCTAAATTCAGGAGATATCAAAATAGCATATTATGAAAAAGATAGTGATGGCAATGATATTAGAAAAACAGATAAAGTTAAAGGCTGGTGCTTTGGAGCTGTTGCCGCCAACGATACGGTTTATGGACCATATGGTGGATTTACGGAGACGGGTAACGAACAGTACTATATTGAAAAAGGTATGAGGTCTCTTTTATATAGAAATAACATGAATTTATTTGTACAGGAGTTTGAACAGGTAATGGATGTAAAGCCTGCTAAGAGCCTGACGGATAACGGAAGTGCCAGCGAAAAAAAAGGACTTATTAATACAGAAGTAAGGCCGGATGAAATAGTAGTTTCCAAATCAGGAATTTTTTTACTTAACAGCAGCCATAATGTTGTTTTATCAGGAGGGCAGGTAAACAGTGTAGATATTCCAAGAGAGGACGGATATTTGCAAGGGATTATCTATTCTGCAGGTGATATATATGTAGGGGCAGGGACTAAATTCAAAGGGATATTAATTGCAGAGGGTAATATAGTATTTCTTGGAGGAGCAGATATTTCTTATGATGAAAATGTCGTAGATATACTTTTGAGTGAAGAACCCGATGCAGGGAGACTGTTTAATTACAATGCGTCGGAGATTATTTTAAGTAATTCATCTATAAAGACAATTAAAAAACCAAATGTTAAAAATATAAAGATAACTTCATGGAAGGAAGAAAAATAA
- a CDS encoding type IV pilus modification PilV family protein: MLKLKKLLKNENGETFIEVLAAVILLAVIAGPLLSITLSSYYYNRDSEQKIKAASIAQMVMDEVKSKKNLRSTGDSYLPFDIEPFKEAVSTTLQPYYKIVNVEKGQLTPTTDYTYDYSEADNPDLELIIEQGTSGDNEIPMIELRVLHGAIGPSSMKIDSGFNCRIEKLIMEFDKNGSSFKCGIGKSSPVSLLEFTPVSQDYIKLKLSCKNDDGKPNSDEQIKVFTYSNQEVNLKAYVTDGKELEPGVCFVNKSSKMEYEINYMETKAFDYSGWMNELLKIVVEIRKKDGTVIYTASSYVKK; encoded by the coding sequence ATGCTTAAACTCAAAAAGCTGCTTAAAAATGAAAATGGCGAAACCTTTATAGAAGTATTGGCTGCAGTAATTTTACTGGCGGTAATTGCAGGACCTTTGCTGAGTATAACCCTGTCTTCCTATTACTATAACAGGGATTCGGAGCAAAAGATTAAAGCGGCTTCCATAGCACAAATGGTGATGGATGAAGTAAAGTCTAAAAAGAACCTTAGAAGTACCGGGGACAGTTACTTACCGTTTGACATAGAGCCTTTTAAAGAGGCGGTTAGCACAACGCTGCAACCATACTACAAGATTGTAAACGTAGAAAAGGGTCAGTTAACGCCTACAACAGATTATACATATGATTACTCTGAAGCAGATAACCCTGATTTGGAGCTCATTATTGAACAGGGCACTAGTGGGGATAATGAGATACCTATGATTGAATTGAGAGTACTTCATGGAGCCATAGGTCCAAGCAGTATGAAAATTGATTCAGGGTTTAATTGCCGTATTGAGAAACTAATTATGGAGTTTGATAAAAATGGCTCTAGTTTCAAATGTGGTATAGGCAAAAGTTCACCTGTTAGTTTATTAGAATTTACACCGGTCAGTCAGGATTATATAAAGCTTAAGTTAAGTTGCAAAAATGATGATGGTAAGCCCAACTCTGATGAGCAGATTAAGGTTTTTACTTACAGCAATCAGGAGGTTAATCTTAAGGCATATGTAACTGATGGCAAAGAGTTGGAACCAGGAGTTTGCTTTGTTAATAAAAGTAGCAAGATGGAATATGAAATTAATTACATGGAAACAAAGGCTTTTGATTATAGTGGTTGGATGAATGAACTTCTCAAAATAGTAGTTGAAATCAGAAAAAAAGATGGCACAGTTATTTATACAGCCTCATCCTATGTAAAGAAGTAG